The Pyxidicoccus sp. MSG2 DNA segment GCACGCCGCCCTCTTCTGGCAGCTCATCGCCCGGTTGGACCCGGAGCAGGCCCAGCACGACCGCGAGGCGTCCGAGAAGTACACGCTCATCACCACGGGCGCGCCGCACGAGGCGGTGGAGGCCGTGGGCAAGGAAGGCGGGGAAGCGCGCACCGTCGCGGAGACCAACCCCGCGAAGCATCTCACCGTGGGCAGCCTGCGCCGCTAGCTCCGGTCCGGCACCGACTGCCGGCGCTCCGCCGGCGGGGCTTCCAGGTCCATGGCCGCCATGTAGACGACGTT contains these protein-coding regions:
- a CDS encoding demethoxyubiquinone hydroxylase family protein, whose protein sequence is MPQTNPFHSLVPRKMTDTELARSIRLNIEAELDAINLYAAHIDATDNEDAKAILRHVMDEEREHAALFWQLIARLDPEQAQHDREASEKYTLITTGAPHEAVEAVGKEGGEARTVAETNPAKHLTVGSLRR